The following coding sequences are from one Anser cygnoides isolate HZ-2024a breed goose chromosome 10, Taihu_goose_T2T_genome, whole genome shotgun sequence window:
- the BRPF1 gene encoding peregrin isoform X3 — translation MGVDFDVKTFCHNLRATKPPYECPVGSCRKIYKSYSGIEYHLYHYDHEHPPPPPPPHAPPRKHKKKGRQARAANKRSPSPSEPSQSPGREVMTYAQAQRMVEVDLHGRVHRISIFDNLDVVSEDDEAPDEAPESGSNKENAEGQPAAAAAASAAPKAGKHKNKEKRKDANHHHHHHHHHNASAGAAPKLPEVVYRELEQDTPDAPPRPTSYYRYIEKSAEELDEEVEYDMDEEDYIWLDIMNERRKTEGVSPIPQEIFEYLMDRLEKESYFESHNKGDPNALVDEDAVCCICNDGECQNSNVILFCDMCNLAVHQECYGVPYIPEGQWLCRRCLQSPSRAVDCALCPNKGGAFKQTDDGRWAHVVCALWIPEVCFANTVFLEPIDSIEHIPPARWKLTCYICKQRGSGACIQCHKANCYTAFHVTCAQQAGLYMKMEPVRETGANGTSFSVRKTAYCDIHTPPGSVRRLPALSHSEGEEEDEEEEEEGKGWSSEKVKKAKAKSRIKMKKARKILAEKRAAAPVVSVPCIPPHRLSKITNRLTIQRKSQFMQRLHSYWTLKRQSRNGVPLLRRLQTHLQSQRNCDQRDTEDKNWALKEQLKSWQRLRHDLERARLLVELIRKREKLKRETIKVQQVALEMQLTPFLILLRKTLEQLQEKDTGNIFSEPVPLSEVPDYLDHIKKPMDFQTMKQNLEAYRYLNFDDFEEDFNLIINNCLKYNAKDTIFYRAAVRLREQGGAVLRQARRQAEKMGIDFETGMHFPHCVAVEEPQVQDVDDEDVRLLLSENQKHLPLEEQLKILLERLDEVNAGKQSVGRSRRAKMIKKEITVLRRKLAHPRDLGRDGLERHSSSARGVLQSHNPCEKDLQTDSAAEESSSQETGKGLGPNSSSTPAHEVGRRTSVLFSKKNPKTAGPPKRPGRPPKNRDSQIAPGHGNSPIGPPQLPMMGSSQRQRKRGRSPRPSSSSDSDSDKSTEDAPMDLPANGFSSGNQPVKKSFLVYRNDCNLPRSSSDSESSSSSSSSAASDRTSTTPSKQGRGKPSFSRVNFPEDSSEDTSGTENESYSVGAGRGVGHSMVRKGIGRGAGWLSEDEDSSLDALDLVWAKCRGYPSYPALIIDPKMPREGMFHHGVPIPVPPLEVLKLGEQMTQEAREHLYLVLFFDNKRTWQWLPRTKLVPLGVNQDLDKEKMLEGRKSNIRKSVQIAYHRAMQHRNKVQGEQSSDSSDSD, via the exons ATGGGCGTGGACTTCGACGTGAAGACGTTCTGCCACAACCTGCGGGCCACCAAGCCGCCCTACGAGTGCCCGGTGGGCTCGTGCCGCAAGATCTACAAGAGCTACAGCGGCATCGAGTACCACCTCTACCACTATGACCACGAGcacccgccgccgccgccgccgcctcacgCCCCGCCGCGCAAGCACAAGAAGAAGGGGCGCCAGGCCCGCGCCGCCAACAagcgctcccccagcccctccgagCCCTCGCAGTCCCCCGGCCGCGAGGTGATGACCTACGCCCAGGCCCAGCGCATGGTGGAGGTGGACCTGCACGGCCGCGTGCACCGCATCAGCATCTTCGACAACCTGGACGTGGTGTCCGAGGACGACGAGGCTCCCGACGAGGCGCCCGAGAGCGGGAGCAACAAGGAGAACGCCGAGGGGcagcccgccgccgccgccgccgcctccgccgcgcCCAAGGCGGGCAAGCACAAGAACAAGGAGAAGCGCAAGGACgccaaccaccaccaccaccaccaccaccaccacaacgCCTCGGCCGGCGCCGCCCCCAAGCTGCCCGAGGTGGTGTACCGCGAGCTGGAGCAGGACACCCCCGACGCCCCGCCGCGACCCACCTCCTACTACAG GTACATCGAGAAGTCGGCGGAGGAGCTGGACGAGGAGGTGGAGTACGACATGGACGAGGAGGACTACATCTGGCTGGACATCATGAACGAGCGGCGGAAGACGGAAGGCGTCAGCCCCATCCCCCAGGAGATCTTCGAGTACCTgatggacaggctggagaaggagTCCTACTTCGAGAGCCACAACAAGGGCGACCCGAACGCCCTGGTGGACGAGGACGCCGTGTGCTGCATCTGCAACGACGGCGAGTGCCAGAACAGCAACGTCATCCTCTTCTGCGACATGTGCAACCTGGCCGTGCACCAGGAGTGCTACGGGGTGCCCTACATCCCCGAGGGACAGTGGCTCTGCAGGAGGTGCCTGCAGTCGCCCTCGCGAGCCGTGGACTGCGCCCTGTGCCCCAACAAGGGCGGCGCCTTCAAGCAGACGGACGACGGGCGCTGGGCGCACGTGGTGTGCGCCCTCTGGATCCCCGAGGTGTGCTTCGCCAACACGGTCTTCCTGGAGCCCATAGACAGCATCGAGCACATCCCGCCCGCGCGGTGGAAGCTGACCTGCTACATCTGCAAGCAGCGCGGCTCCGGGGCTTGCATCCAGTGTCACAAGGCCAACTGCTACACCGCTTTCCACGTCACCTGCGCCCAGCAGGCCGGGCTCTACATGAAGATGGAGCCCGTCCGCGAGACGGGAGCCAACGGGACCTCCTTCAGCGTGCGCAAAACCGCCTACTGCGACATCCACACGCCCCCGGGCTCAGTGCGCAGGCTCCCCGCGCTGTCCCACAGcgaaggggaggaggaggacgaggaggaggaggaggagggcaaggGCTGGAGCTCCGAGAAGGTGAAAAAGGCGAAGGCCAAGTCTAGGATCAAAATGAAGAAGGCGCGGAAGATCCTAGCGGAGAAGCGAGCGGCGGCACCCGTGGTTTCTGtcccctgcatccccccccACAG GCTCAGCAAGATTACCAACCGTTTAACCATCCAGAGGAAGAGCCAGTTCATGCAGAGGCTGCACAGCTACTGGACTCTGAAGAGGCAGTCCCGCAACGGCGTCCCCCTGCTGCGCCGCCTCCAGACGCACCTGCAGTCGCAGAGGAACTGCGATCAG AGAGACACTGAGGATAAGAACTGGGCCCtgaaggagcagctgaagtcatgGCAGCGCCTCCGCCATGACCTCGAGCGCGCGCGCTTGCTGGTGGAGCTGATTCGCAAGCGGGAGAAGCTCAAGAGAGAGACG ATCAAAGTGCAGCAGGTGGCGCTGGAAATGCAGCTCACGcccttcctcatcctcctccgCAAGACGCTcgagcagctgcaggagaaagaCACGGGCAACATCTTCAGCGAGCCGGTCCCTCTGTCTGAG GTCCCGGACTACCTGGACCACATCAAGAAGCCGATGGATTTTCAgacaatgaaacaaaacctgGAGGCCTACCGCTACCTGAACTTCGACGACTTCGAGGAGGATTTCAACCTGATCATCAACAACTGTTTGAAATACAATGCCAAAGACACGATCTTCTACCGGGCAGCCGTCCGGCTGCGGGAGCAGGGGGGCGCGGTTCTGCGGCAGGCTCGCCGGCAGGCGGAGAAGATGGGCATTGACTTTGAGACAGGCATGCACTTCCCTCACTGCGTGGCTGTGGAGGAGCCTCAGGTGCAGGATGTCGACGACG AAGACGTGCGGCTGCTGCTCTCGGAGAACCAGaagcacctgcccctggaggagcagctgaagatcTTGCTCGAGCGGCTGGATGAGGTCAACGCGGGCAAGCAGAGCGTAGGACGGTCCCGCCGGGCCAAGATGATCAAGAAGGAGATCACGGTCCTGCGGCGAAAGCTTGCTCACCCCCGGGACCTGGGCCGAGACGGGCTGGAGCGGCACAGCTCCTCCGCCAGGGGCGTCCTGCAGTCGCACAACCCCTGCGAGAAGGACCTGCAGACAGACAGCGCCGCcgaggagagcagcagccaggagacTGGCAAAG GTCTGGGCCCCAATTCTTCTTCCACCCCGGCACACGAAGTGGGCAGGAGGACCTCAGTGCTCTTTTCCAAGAAGAACCCTAAAACTGCAGGACCCCCAAAACGTCCGGGACGTCCTCCGAAGAACCGAGACAGCCAGATCGCTCCCGGCCACGGCAACAGCCCCATCGGCCCCCCGCAGCTCCCCATGATGGGGTCCTCCCAGCGGCAGAGGAAGCGAGGGCGAAGCCCCcgccccagctccagctccgaCAGCGACAGCGACAAGTCCACGGAGGACGCTCCCATGG ACCTGCCCGCCAATGGCTTCAGCAGCGGGAACCAGCCGGTGAAGAAGAGCTTCCTGGTGTACCGGAACGACTGTAACCTCCCTCGGAGCAGCTCCGACTCCgagtccagcagcagcagcagcagcagcgctgcctcGGACCGCACCAG CACAACGCCCTCAAAGCAGGGCCGGGGGAAGCCCTCCTTCTCCCGCGTCAACTTCCCCGAGGACAGCAGCGAGGACACGTCGGGGACGGAGAACGAATCCTACTCGGTGGGCGCCGGGCGAGGCGTGGGGCACAGCA TGGTGCGGAAGGGCATCGGCCGCGGCGCGGGGTGGCTCTCCGAGGACGAGGACTCTTCCCTGGACGCCCTGGATCTGGTGTGGGCCAAGTGCCGGGGGTACCCGTCCTACCCGGCGCTG ATCATCGACCCCAAGATGCCGCGGGAGGGCATGTTCCACCACggcgtccccatccccgtgccccccctggAGGTGCTGAAGCTGGGCGAGCAGATGACTCAGGAAGCGCGGGAGCACCTCTACCTCGTCCTCTTCTTCGACAACAAGCGCACTTG GCAGTGGCTGCCCCGCACGAAGCTGGTGCCCCTGGGCGTCAACCAGGACCTGGACAAGGAGAAGATGCTGGAGGGCCGCAAGTCCAACATCCGCAAGTCGGTGCAGATCGCCTACCACCGCGCCATGCAGCACCGCAACAAGGTGCAGGGCGAGCAGAGCAGCGACTCCAGCGACAGCGACTga